The Plasmodium falciparum 3D7 genome assembly, chromosome: 12 genome contains the following window.
AGGCTAAACAAGACGAATATGgtataacaaataaatgtTGGTATGGTGGAGAAATAATGAACAGTTCAACTAAAAACAGAAAGGTGAGGCAAAATAGGTTGtaacatataaaatgtttatatatatatatatatatatatttatttatttatatatttatgttacaTTTTCCCTTCAGCTGGAACATATGATGAGTTTTCATATTGGAGAAATAGTAACGTCAATGCAAAAAGTCAGACTATCTCCTACCAGCAGTGAATGTATAATTTATTCGACGATTATGGGAACAATAGGTGCTTTTATtccatatgataataaagaagaggtatttacaaaaaaaaaaaaaaaaaaaaaaaaaaaattaaattaaattttattattattattattattattatttattatttatttatttatttattttttttttttattatcattttagCTTGAACTCACACAACATTTAGAAATAATTTTACGAACCGAAAAGCCCCCCTTATGTGGAAGAGAACACATATTTTTTCGTTCATATTATCATCCTGTTCaggtaaaaaataaaatatatatatatatatatataattgtgacattttatatttttcctttaatttaaaaaaaaaaaaaaaaaattttacaatgaaatataaaaattattgaatcataaatatatattatattacattatatgaCATTACATTTTATTGCATTACATTATATGACATTACATTTTATTGCATTACATTATATGACATTACATTTTATTGCATTACATTATATGACATTACATTTTATTGcattacattatattatatttttattcttttcccCTTTTTAGAACGTTGTTGATGGAGATTTGTGTGAACAATTTTCAAGCTTGTCTTATGATgcgcaaaaaaaaattgcaaATGATTTGGAAAGAACTCCAGAAGATATTTTAAGAAAACTAGAagatataagaaataaaatactttaattttttcaaaatatatatatatatatatatatatatatatatatatatatttttatgagatttcatttttatttttaaaatgtagATTTCATTATagtttataatttatattaaaaatatgttgtGTGTTATATTTAATCGTAaccacattattatatatatatttatacatacatatatgtattttatttaaaatttttttttttttttttttttttattcatcttttcatttttatatttatgatatatttaaatattatatgaaaaaaaaaaaaaaaaaaactttttgGTGTCTTTcccttaaaaaatatttatttttaacatgAGTTGTTTCCtaacatttttctttttttaaaaaacatatatattattatcacctaggtaataatatattttttttagatcataatacattaaaattgtggattattatatataaatatgttataatgcgatatataaataattttttggcgtgttaattttttttttttttttttttttcctatataacataatatatgtgtctccatatatatatatatatatttcatcattcaaccttttatataattatcctATCAAATAAACAGTTGCATAAATAATGTTTTacgaataataaaaaaaaaaaaaaaaaaaaaaaaaaaaaatatacatatatattatatatatgtatatatacatatatttttaacattacatttgtataaatagtacgcgaaaacaaaaaaaaaaaaaaaaaaaaaaaatatacatatatatataaaatatattatacttcttctgttatatatatatatttatatttatatatatatttttttttattcgtaatacaaatatttttaaccaatttaattatttacttatatcatatattatacaaagaaatatttgtcatattattcaacaatatttattttaaaacaaaacaaaagtTAATAATTTtcctcttttttattttcatttccatttttgtaattgttttatatatttataaataatgggACGTTCTTCAAGAAATCGTTCAAGCAATTCAagtaagaaaaagaaaagaaaaaaaaaaaaaaaaaatatatatatatatatacatatatatttcatttttaaaaattaaaaaaatgcaTTCAAAAGTATGAAGgtgaacatatatttttttttaatgataattaataagaaaaaataaataaaatcacACAcccatatatatgttatacatatatgtatatatatatatatatatatatataaaacattgtAGCACATATATTTCATCTTTCCATTGTTAAGACAtgctaaaatatatatgatgaacaAATGTGCATTTTCCATTTTGATAGGTTCAAGGTCTTCATTTCTTAGCAGACCAGGATCAAGAGATATGAATAGGGGGAATAATACCAGTGCACAAAATTATTCAGGAAGTTTAGGACAACATCAAAGTAATAAGTCAGGAGGATTTCTATCAAATATGATGGGAACAGTAGCTAGTGGTATGGCTTCAGGTGTAGGATTTGGAGTAGCCCAACGAGCAGTAGATTCCATTTTAGGTGCAAGACATGTAGAAGTTTCCCACGTAAATAGTAATGTTGATAATCAACAATTAAATCAAGCAGCGGCAATAAAtagtgaaaaaaataatatgtataaatgtaAACCTTTTGCGGATGAGCTTAACcaagtaaaataaataaataaatatatatatatatatatatatataatatctattTGTACGTATGTAAATGTatacattaatataaattatatatataataataacaagcTTTTAGACCATAAACATACAattctatttatattatatatatatatatatatatatatatatattttttttttccttttttttgttagtGCTTAACGAGACATTCAGATATAAGCTTATGTCAAAATTATGCAGATTCCTTGAAGTCTTGTCAACAATCCatgtaaaataataacagatatttaattaatgagTATTTAactaaaatattaaataaatgtaataatgaaattgtaaaattataatatgaaactgagcagaaaaaaaaaaaagacatacatttgtaatgaaaaataaataaatactatTAAGTTTATAAACcatgtataattataagCCCTTTTACTATACTTATGCACACaagatatatacatattagcTAACCATTagttttaatttaattattatttttattattattatttcttttttatccaCGTGTATAagtctttattatatattattatagtaatattttttttttttttttttttttttaaataatatataagaaatatacattttacaTACATTTTAGTATAAacaattaatttatataaaaactttacaaaaaaaaaaatatattatatatatatatatatatatatatatatagttaaaTCTATAAACATTTAGGTTTGTATTAAACAATTTACAgccttaaaaaaataaactatatttacattattgatttatgttatatatatatatatatatatatatatatatatatctttaattCGTTCTGTAGACCTTCGTAGcatattttgtattaataatttttttatttcgaattatatattaaaaaaaaaaaaaaaatgagggATATATACTCTAAATACCTAGAGAGAGTCAAAAGGAATATCCACTTTGCTGATCAAAAATCACAAGATACATCCCACAGTAAGACAAATGTCATAAGAATAAGACCAATAAAAGGCTATGTTATAAAGACATATGAGAAAAATGGAGATAAGGTATATATCAACATCTGCTTCTCCAGGTTGATTCCAGATTTCCATCTAAAGACATTTCcgcatttatataatgaagaagGATTAAGGATACCTATAAGTATAGgtgaagaaaagaaaaaacaagaCAGGAAAGGAAGAAAATACCGAACTTATGATATAGTCCTAAATAATAGAGTTGTTTCTGAATGTTTAAGAAAtgtgaaaataaaaacaatagtTGCTGAATTAGTTCTAGAAGCTGTCAAAAATAAGTACAAATTAGATTTATGTACTAATTTGTTTCTTTTCCCCGATCACAAATATAAAGGTAAACAtgatagtatatatatatatatatatatatatgtatatatgtatatattttacagtATACATATTCTAcaagaaaaagataataatgagatttatattttttcatatatataggtAATCACCCAGATGATCActacataaaatatgatcAACAACACAAAATTAGAGAAGTTGAAGAGGAACATAATACGTTTTTTACCGATAAGGATTTAGATGCTTATGAGTtcatgaaaaattatatcgACAAACATGATGATTCGGTTGAAAAAAATCATGTTAATGGATATGGATATCTTAAAGAACATCGTGAAGCAGAAGCTTTAGCAAGTAAATTGATCGTCACGAAACCTGATTGGGATATGTGGTTTATTCCTCCAAAATTGTTAGAAGATCTGAAGCAAGGTGTGAAAAGATTTTTTATACCTTATATACGTATATTTCCATTGAAAGGTGTTATAAATGGTTTGGATTTTAAACCTCCTAATGATAAAGTTAATAAAGAAAAGCATTTAGTGGacacacataaaaaaaggCAAATATTAAAATCTTTTTTTGAAGAATATAATGTTGAACTAGATGATGAATTCTTAAAGTATCAggatattattaaaacaGTGTGTGTTTTCCAGATACCCCTTCATTTTTTTGCTCTTCTTAAGAAAACAATTGAATATGATATtgacaaatataataatttaatccCTGAAATAATAGAGCTTTGGATTTCTGACGActgtttatatattcaatttAAGAAGTacgtaaaaaataataataataataataaaataaaataaatgagaaACATTGtataaaatgttattattgtatatgtgaatgtttatttatacataataatattatattacacgatatttatatatatatatatatatatatatatatatatatatatatgttgtgtTATTTTTAAGGTCCCCTTATTTCCCAGATGAAAAAAACCCACCTTGCAAAAGTTTCTCTATACGTTTTCCATATTACTATGATACGTCTAAAGCAATTGcacaatttttatatgagTTTAATCTCTTAAACGTTATAGTACCAGTAAGCAAGTTGAGCAGTGAATCACTTGTATTTCATGATAACAAAGAAGATAGTGATTTCAGCGATAAAACATTCATTCAACCTGATGAAGCAAGTGTTACATCTATattgtaaatattaaaaaggggggaaaataaaatacttttttcattaggataggaaaaaatatatttatctaaaTCCTTTTCTATATGTTATCCATTTTGTtatgaattttattttatttcataatttacataaaagtacatatatattaatgacgTATATGACAAAAGCGTACGCATCAGcagaaaaataaaacataaataggtatatatatatatatatatatatatatatatatatttccaatattattcaaaagtatttatttatataaatatttgttcatacattattatgactaatgtattttttttatatatagaaaagaGTTGAgagatataaattttttttttattattataactattTAATAGtagattattattttattatttcttatttctAGTAGTAGTATTTACACTTTTAGttcttttctttaaaaaaaaaagaaaaaaatgaaaaatttaatatatatgataaatataacttATTTGATTGATTTTTTaccaataaaataattataatatatatacgaCTTAAAATggagataaataaataaataaataaataaataaataaataaatatatatatatatatatatactaaatGGTTGTCATTAAGAATATAATGTTTATTTGAGatagaaaaaaatcaaatataaaaagtgtATCGTACATTtacttattttatatcatataacaACCCATATAtggtaatttattttttattttatttcttcaaatatttgttaattttttcaatttcACTATCATACATCGGGTCTTTTTCATCTATAGGTTTACTCTCTGCAGCGGTAGAGTCTATTGAATTGcctataataaataaataaacaaataaaatattatactacatacgaaaataaaaatgtatgtttctttataagaattatatacaatcaaaaattaaagaaaatatttcatataaatatttataaatatatacatatgcttcatttttattttaatttattttatatttttgttttcttacCCCAGTTGTATTTTCCTGTACCTGCACGAACACTTGAATCTCCATAAGCTGGTGTCTTCCCTGCACTATGTCTTTCTAAACGaacatttttatctttatttgtGTTAggcatttttttattttattttattatcttatgtatcacaataataatataccatatattaaatattgaaaatgTATTTTCAAATAACAcaactatatatatgtatcatgagaaaataattaaaaaaaaaaaaaaaaatgagtaaaattatatcaataaaaagaaatttgttattttaattccatataataataaaaaaatataatttctgctttttaatacatacaaagtggaatataataattttttttttttttttttttttttttttttaatgaagtGTTTAAAAAGGTACAAGTGCCTTAAAGGTTGCAAAaggtataaaatataaaaaaaaaaaaaaaaaaaaaaaatatatatatatatatatatatttttttttcatgtgtatacatatatatattcaatgcATAtcaaataacaatatatgaTTGATGTTCCTTTTGTGGAAAAAATGCAACTATGTCCACAACTTACCCctccaaaaataaaaataaaaatacatatatatataaatatatatatatatataatacctaTACAGGTATATATACAATCATATAAATcaatatattaaacataaGGTATATAAACGAGTtcaaatgttttttttattttttttttttatttcatgaCAAAGTGAGAAATAACAAGGTTGaaagaaaggaaaaaagaaggaattacaattttattaatattttgtatgtataaaaacgcatgtatgtattttacaatatatatatatatatatatatgtttctgaatttataatattttatattttttgtgacTTTATTGAATTTATGTAGATTTAAGaaatgaattaataaattgaaaataaaatataaaaaaaaaaaaaaacaaaaataaagacacatttattataattttatgaatattttatatataatgaatttaaTCTTCTTTGAATATTTCTCTTGTACCATTGAAATtccaaatatattaaaaaaaaaaaaggattatTCAATAGCATTAAAACATGTAGAAGAATAGTATTAACCAGAGACATacataaaagtatatatgtaaatatattttcccttatttcattaaaataatttttcacatgaaaaaaaaaaaaatatatatatatatatatatatatatatatatgtgtgtaaaTTTATCTTTGATCTATTACACATTCAACGCTTTcaagaattatatatcaaaatggAATCAAATTTAATATgcttttatatcattatgtataaacaagaaaaaaaggttacataaagaaattatatactTCATAACGGAATTTAtgcaaaatattataagaaaaaaaaaaactttataaattataaagattattatatatatatatatttattcattttaatagTGTAAAACGGTGTAATGCTAATATTCTGTTCCccatatattacataattatatgtaaatatataacgaatatttgaaatataaaataaaaacaaaataatatagttaaaatatatataaaaaaaaaaaaaaaaaaataggcaaaatatataacaaaaaaaaaaattatttaaatgacaaaaaaaatagtagatattaaaaattgaattgtaaatttatataatgaaatgatTCTTCAATAAAAACAATGTGAATGATCATGAATAGACACTCTTTGTTGTAGTAGATGCAATTAATGGAGTTATCacctaaaaagaaaaaaagaaaaaatgtgaaaaaatataaaatccaAATAtgtatcaaaatatataaaagaatattatttgttacaCCAAATATTTGTGttccatttaaaaaaatttagataAAAACTTTTTCTagataatttttatgaaaaagcaaaatgaatacattatttataatattaccaTTGTTATAGTAGATATAAGTTTTATGAGAACATGAATAGATGGTCCAGCAGTATCTTTACATGGATCACCAACAGTATCTCCAATTACACTAGATACATGTGCTTGACTATTTTTTCCTCCATAATAACCCgattcaatatattttttagcaTTATCCCATGCTCCTCCTGCATTATTTAGAAATAGTGCCATAAGTATACCGGTGGAGGTAGAGAACATAATAAAGGAAGCCATTGCTTGTGCTCCTAAAAGTtgattattttgtaatattccTAATTGCTTAAATATTAAACCAACAATAATTGGAGAAAGCACACCTAAAAGTCCAGGTTTTATTGTTTCGATTAATGCTCTTTTACTAATAATTGCAACACATGTATGATAATCtggtttttctttatatgttAAAATTCCTGGATGTTCATTAAATTGTCTCCTAACTTCTTTCAAAACTTCTTCAGCTGTTTTTCCTACTGCATCTAAGGACCATCCtgcaaaaagaaaaacaactACTGATCCTAATATACCACCAATAAAAACTTCTGGGATAGCAATATCAACTGTTGAAAATGGCATTTTTGAATGTACTGACACTTCACTTAGAAAAGCTGAAAAAAGGAGAAAGCATGCAAGTGCAGCCGAACCTACACTAAATCCTTTTGTGTTAGCTTTTGTTACATTACCAACGGCATCTAGTTTATCTGTTATAACACGTACATATTTCGGTTGTTTACACATTTCTACTATACCTCCTGCATTGTCAGCTATTGGACCAAAATTTGACATACTGAGAATGAAAACAGCTGTTGAAAGCATACCCATTGTTGCAACAGATGTACCATATAGAccatttataatattgtgATCTCCTGTTATATTACTCTTTAATCCTAAATAATaagataacaataatgatatagATATTACAATGACTGGGAAAAAAGTAGATTCTAATCCTACATACAAACCTGCTATTATATTGGTTGCAGATCCACTTAAAGAAGCATGAGCtatttttttaacttttGGATATGAATAATCTGTATAGTATCTTGtcaaaataacaaataaataagaacATGCCATACCAATAAATccacaaaaagaaaaatatatccaTGCATTTTTTGCATTATCTAATGAAAAAAGAAgtttacataaaaatgaaaatcccACAACTCCAAGTGAGCAcgtaaaaaaatatgcttTCAACATTGCTTTTAAAGGATTTTCTAATTGTTCCGATGTAACATCACAATCATATTTtgcatataataaatcagattcttctttattattattattaagagGTTGCATTGCTGATTCTTCTACATGCATAtttgaatttatattattaaaatagtTTATGTCTTTTTTATCTATAATTTTCGTGTTACATTCCAAATTTAATGTAGAAAAGGGTTCattgttatttttaacaGATACTAAGTAGATACCAATTGTTGATATAAGCAAATCCATAGAATGTACAAATAATGGGAATAGAACAAAATAGCTAGCTGTCTGTTCGGATATTATTCCATTTTCTGATAAATTTCCCCCTAGTATCATGGATGCAATAATTTCAGCACATATGGATTCAAATAAATCAGCACATTGTCCTGCACAATCTCCAACATTATCACCAACTAGATCAGCTATGACAGCTGGGTTTCTAGGATCATCTTCAGGTATATGTTTTTCAACTTTTCCTACTAGATCAGCTCCAATATCGGCAGCTTTGGTATAGATACCACCAGCTAGTTGATAGAGCATAGCAACTAGGGAAGCTCCGAATCCATATCCAACAATTAATAAAGGATATTTAGAAAAGGCTAAAGTTGGATATAGGATATTAACTAATAATAAGAGTGAGCATATACCAAAAATAGCAAGTGCAACATTAACGATAGCACTAACAGCACCGCTTCTAAAGCATGTTATTAAAGCTTTCTTATATGAATAGGTGGCTGCTTTAGCAACTTTTACATTAGCACGTACAGCAACATATATACCATTATATCCTGCAATGGAACTACACAGGGCACCTAATAGGAAAGATATGGCAGTTATAATACCATAAGCATATGacgaaataataatagtaccattactactactactattattattattattattgttgttgttgttgttgttgttcaTCATATCAGTCATTTGATTATCTCCTTGGGGTAATTTGGTATCTTCACctcttataatatataaagataaaattaataaagtaaaaactatggatattttaaatatagaaTTATACTGAACTGTAAAAAATCCTTCCGATCCTTCTTTTATTGGTATTCCTATACTATCAAAAGAAGAAATTTCATACCCTTCATTTGTTCcaatttcatttttcatatctcctttattatcattgttTGTATTTTTAGTGTGAATaagatttatattatttttttcatattcattCGAAATATGCTGATTGAAAGTTTGATTATTTTGTTCTAAATTATATGGATTTATAagattattttcattattattatgattatcatattttaatttttcatattctttctttatttcttttttttgaatattatgGTCATTAGTCATTTGATGtacataattatcattattattttgtgaattgtttatttgttgaacatcatttttatcatttattaaatttaattcGTTGTCATTcatgtatatattgttagtcatatcatattttttcaatGTATTATAATCCCCATAttcatcatttaatatagTACTTAACATATAAagagaaaataataagaaatacaAACTGTATAATGTTAAACTTATTAAGAATActgttttaatattttcaattttgtgataaaaaatatatattataactaaAAACAACGTGAatacaattatattaaatgttaTACGATGTTTTACAGGTTTttgcatatataatttcatatattttagaatatttaattttgttcctttctcattttttttattgtcttttttatttgtaaaagAATATCTTTCCAAAAAATTCTTTACAGATGTTTCACCTCcgaaaaatttattattcttcttatatttttttctgatAGTTGAACTATTTTCATGAAGTGGTAGCATTACCATTTTGtagtttataaataaaagagaATATGGtgcttatataaataaataaataaatacatacatacatatatatatatatatacatatatctgATGAGGTATAGAATAAggattaattaatatattataatacaaaataaattaaatataaaacaccCAAAATAtggtataataataaatatttaagatATACAACTGgctatattttatttttttgaaaatttatatatatatatatatatatatatattcaacaggatacatttaaattatatttataatttattattattatttattttttatttattttttttttttatggttGTGAAAACTATATGATTAGTtccaaaataatatatacaattatttattttcctgtcataatatattcttttagaATAAAAGTCatattgttttaatatttttatctaatgcaaatattatatatatataatatatatatatatacaatatatacatttatttatttatatatttatttatttatttatttgtattttagACATGTGAATTTTAGGTGCACTTGTAATTTaacattttccttttttttctttttattcctTTTAATTCTATTAATATTTGTGGGTAAATTATACAATgttaaagaaagaaaaaaaaaaaaaataaataacgaACGAAaggaagaaagaaaaataatacgATACAACCAAAAGAAAAATCGttgtttatttt
Protein-coding sequences here:
- a CDS encoding V-type K+-independent H+-translocating inorganic pyrophosphatase, with product MVMLPLHENSSTIRKKYKKNNKFFGGETSVKNFLERYSFTNKKDNKKNEKGTKLNILKYMKLYMQKPVKHRITFNIIVFTLFLVIIYIFYHKIENIKTVFLISLTLYSLYFLLFSLYMLSTILNDEYGDYNTLKKYDMTNNIYMNDNELNLINDKNDVQQINNSQNNNDNYVHQMTNDHNIQKKEIKKEYEKLKYDNHNNNENNLINPYNLEQNNQTFNQHISNEYEKNNINLIHTKNTNNDNKGDMKNEIGTNEGYEISSFDSIGIPIKEGSEGFFTVQYNSIFKISIVFTLLILSLYIIRGEDTKLPQGDNQMTDMMNNNNNNNNNNNNNSSSSNGTIIISSYAYGIITAISFLLGALCSSIAGYNGIYVAVRANVKVAKAATYSYKKALITCFRSGAVSAIVNVALAIFGICSLLLLVNILYPTLAFSKYPLLIVGYGFGASLVAMLYQLAGGIYTKAADIGADLVGKVEKHIPEDDPRNPAVIADLVGDNVGDCAGQCADLFESICAEIIASMILGGNLSENGIISEQTASYFVLFPLFVHSMDLLISTIGIYLVSVKNNNEPFSTLNLECNTKIIDKKDINYFNNINSNMHVEESAMQPLNNNNKEESDLLYAKYDCDVTSEQLENPLKAMLKAYFFTCSLGVVGFSFLCKLLFSLDNAKNAWIYFSFCGFIGMACSYLFVILTRYYTDYSYPKVKKIAHASLSGSATNIIAGLYVGLESTFFPVIVISISLLLSYYLGLKSNITGDHNIINGLYGTSVATMGMLSTAVFILSMSNFGPIADNAGGIVEMCKQPKYVRVITDKLDAVGNVTKANTKGFSVGSAALACFLLFSAFLSEVSVHSKMPFSTVDIAIPEVFIGGILGSVVVFLFAGWSLDAVGKTAEEVLKEVRRQFNEHPGILTYKEKPDYHTCVAIISKRALIETIKPGLLGVLSPIIVGLIFKQLGILQNNQLLGAQAMASFIMFSTSTGILMALFLNNAGGAWDNAKKYIESGYYGGKNSQAHVSSVIGDTVGDPCKDTAGPSIHVLIKLISTITMVITPLIASTTTKSVYS
- a CDS encoding PIH1 domain-containing protein, putative, translated to MRDIYSKYLERVKRNIHFADQKSQDTSHSKTNVIRIRPIKGYVIKTYEKNGDKVYINICFSRLIPDFHLKTFPHLYNEEGLRIPISIGEEKKKQDRKGRKYRTYDIVLNNRVVSECLRNVKIKTIVAELVLEAVKNKYKLDLCTNLFLFPDHKYKGNHPDDHYIKYDQQHKIREVEEEHNTFFTDKDLDAYEFMKNYIDKHDDSVEKNHVNGYGYLKEHREAEALASKLIVTKPDWDMWFIPPKLLEDLKQGVKRFFIPYIRIFPLKGVINGLDFKPPNDKVNKEKHLVDTHKKRQILKSFFEEYNVELDDEFLKYQDIIKTVCVFQIPLHFFALLKKTIEYDIDKYNNLIPEIIELWISDDCLYIQFKKSPYFPDEKNPPCKSFSIRFPYYYDTSKAIAQFLYEFNLLNVIVPVSKLSSESLVFHDNKEDSDFSDKTFIQPDEASVTSIL